In one window of Bradysia coprophila strain Holo2 chromosome IV unlocalized genomic scaffold, BU_Bcop_v1 contig_106, whole genome shotgun sequence DNA:
- the LOC119070873 gene encoding DENN domain-containing protein 5B isoform X1 codes for MGDKCSESVQKFQSETAATNRFADYFVICGLDLNEGLEPDRFAGDSLHCSPLDRAYKSKPLAHYPENVEWNPFDAHGICMLSLPQGLRFRTQKHCIEPKFHSFATTREDGKRCHGFSLIFYEEVRNRNICNAMHTLQSMFITELSSGQGSPGIRRVKESPVSRSLPRHFKLATHTPASALSYYDITKDKLYVAKSLSLVCQVAYAHVAEIFLNNLYKCLPRQPGPSLSLESYVYNILYEVLIPQPGRSTRIYLPPEEPSLPPIQTILQRPSLSDELPLMDFPLRLLFSYLGVECVIQLFSCVLLEHQVLLRSNDYQKLMVVGECITALLFPFSWPHVYAPILPAALHHFLDAPVPFVMGLHSDSSDSNLKIGNEATLCYVDIDKKMIQLPEELPDFPYRSDFMVEITAMLDKFNVVRDKSHEPTIISPKGYIHRPESDVMTSSCTLPSGLQVRRKHSLHDVLDWDRPKSPDQQQQMYTSYGPGRSEALQLIVDIVRRSGVTLDEVDCSREVMPTARKGPFTPHEQYCEDLRLNNSIREIFLNRFVQMFAAYENFVILPNQDKEEWFSNRESLQNFDKASFLSDQQQHHRPFLCRFLESQMFATLIDNKIMAVWDDEMDASLKLFDNRIKILKKRHGGESVIRTAVYEPCIVTRETQRLLEKRLNSVDMEVSPPSEILPNRPAYFRSFPILDKSVLNQENASRGNSLRRVKNGSNKWRAKEISIDGKPPAFSSAAAAAASNRGSANLSNTDMSPALIDQQIANWTFVEKLLKDCKSKTKRMLLEKMGHEAIGLSGEITVVGVEETTLICSLCDLLEKIWSHGLQNKQGKSALWSHLQSYFEIQECNTPSNGIDTKYLTPALAWSVMRKRMDYLSSLAIEPEPPTSPTNTRGRSKSRDRKSLGPEQLRPLPESLEFDIKNILSMTDVKTHVGYARAWVRLALEKKLLSRHFRTLLSDASLLRSLYKRSAFLRCEEEKEQFLYHLLALNAVDYFCFTNTYPTTKLPYRVVIFPSKKFGAATTSANVWVAISGNMGETQQVKTPRGTLEFVFHHKNLGILTTLRIGHDNSGPSAKWMVEHVVVRNEVTGHTYKFPCGRWLGLGVDDGSTERLLVGQLVPRTVDSEDLVEACRTPPRARSPSIHRMEIRPSDIQHMLGDCVNAIVKWHYRPSRERDTGSLTNLLCGEDGLVKCMESAFLCGFKSQRLFGRNLYIWDYFVKVKECFEAQLIEETVEIVGRGSASNSSPEYANSPNATTLQGRQEIAAIWRCYVHLMDEINNVTHTLGKDGKFQLFICLSLREHLLHRMLAPMAATRITQEMYEEQSFMRKRGLLTFLRQIIEPLDEFHIVLENSITQGIPSQC; via the exons GTGACAGTCTACATTGTTCACCACTAGACAGAGCATACAAAAGTAAACCGTTAGCTCACTATCCCGAAAATGTTGAATGGAATCCGTTTGACGCACACGGCATCTGTATGCTATCGCTTCCTCAGGGATTGCGTTTCCGTACACAAAAGCACTGTATAGAACCGAAGTTTCACTCGTTCGCCACCACACGCGAGGATGGAAAACGATGTCATGGATTCAGTTTAATTTTCTACGAAGAAGTACGAAACCGAAACATTTGTAATGCGATGCACACGTTACAG TCCATGTTCATCACTGAATTATCGAGTGGCCAAGGTTCGCCGGGAATTCGACGTGTCAAAGAAAGCCCAGTCAGTAGATCCCTTCCACGACATTTTAAGCTAGCTACTCATACTCCTGCATCGGCGTTGAGTTACTATGACATAACAAAAGATAAACTGTATGTTGCCAAGAGTCTATCGTTGGTGTGTCAAGTAGCCTACGCACATGTGGccgagatttttttaaacaatctGTACAA ATGTCTTCCACGACAACCTGGACCTAGTCTAAGTTTAGAGAGTTAcgtttataatattttatacGAGGTGTTGATTCCACAACCAGGACGATCAACGCGAATATACCTGCCACCTGAAGAGCCAAGTTTGCCGCCTATACAAACCATACTGCAGAGACCAAGTCTTAGTGACGAATTACCGTTAATGGATTTTCCATTGCGACTTTTATTTTCCTACTTGGGTGTTGAATGTGTTATCCAACTGTTTTCTTGTGTTTTGCTGGAACATCAAGTTCTACTTCGATCAAACG ATTATCAGAAACTGATGGTTGTTGGCGAATGCATTACGGCATTACTTTTCCCATTTTCCTGGCCACACGTTTATGCGCCAATTTTGCCGGCAGCTCTCCATCACTTCCTGGACGCTCCTGTTCCGTTTGTAATGGGACTTCATTCCGATTCCTCTGATTCGAATTTAAAGATTGGCAATGAAGCAACACTGTGCTACGTTGACATAGACAAGAAAATGATACAACTACCTGAAGAGCTGCCCGATTTTCCGTACCGAAGTGATTTTATGGTGGAAATAACTGCTATGCTCGATAAATTCAACGTTGTACGCGACAAGTCCCATGAGCCAACAATCATTAGTCCGAAGGGCTACATTCATCGACCCGAATCGGATGTAATGACATCCAGTTGCACACTACCATCCGGTCTTCAAGTCAGACGGAAACATTCGCTTCACGATGTCCTCGATTGGGATAGACCAAAATCACCGGACCAGCAACAACAAATGTACACGTCGTATGGACCGGGCCGTAGTGAAGCACTCCAGCTCATTGTCGATATTGTGCGACGATCCGGTGTTACACTGGATGAGGTGGACTGTAGCAGAGAGGTTATGCCAACGGCTCGTAAAGGCCCATTTACACCTCACGAACAATACTGTGAAGATCTGAGATTAAACAATTCGATTCGCGAGATATTTCTGAATCGATTCGTTCAAATGTTTGCTGCGtacgaaaattttgttattttgccaAATCAGGACAAGGAGGAATGGTTTTCGAATCGTGAATCTCTGCAGAACTTTGACAAGGCCTCGTTCTTGTCCGACCAGCAGCAACACCATCGACCGTTTTTGTGTCGATTTCTGGAGAGCCAAATGTTTGCCACACTAattgataataaaattatGGCTGTTTGGGATGACGAAATGGATGCAAGTCTGAAGTTATTCGacaatcgaataaaaatacTCAA AAAACGTCACGGAGGTGAAAGCGTGATTCGGACGGCCGTCTACGAACCATGCATTGTGACTCGTGAAACGCAACGTTTGCTGGAGAAGAGATTGAATAGCGTTGACATGGAAGTTTCACCACCTAGCGAAATTCTACCGAATCGTCCGGCCTATTTCCGAAGTTTTCCAATTTTAGATAAATCAGTTTTGAACCAGGAAAACGCGTCTAG AGGGAATAGTTTGCGAAGAGTTAAGAACGGTTCGAACAAATGGCGTGCCAAAGAAATATCGATCGATGGAAAACCACCAGCATTCAGTTCGGCTGCAGCAGCCGCTGCGTCGAATCGCGGCTCAGCCAATCTCTCTAATACCGATATGAGTCCGGCGCTTATCGATCAACAGATAGCAAATTGGACGTTTGTCGAAAAGCTTCTCAAA GATTGTAAgagcaaaacaaaacgaatgcTCCTCGAAAAAATGGGCCATGAAGCCATTGGTCTAAGTGGTGAAATAACCGTCGTTGGTGTAGAGGAAACGACACTCATTTGCAGTTTGTGTGATTTATTGGAAAAAATATGGTCGCATGGTCTACAGAACAAACAAGGAAAGTCCGCATTGTGGTCACATTTGCAATCGTATTTCGAGATACAAGAGTGCAATACTCCGTCCAACGGTATCGACACCAAATACTTGACACCAG CCCTCGCCTGGTCCGTTATGAGGAAAAGAATGGATT ATCTGTCATCCCTGGCTATCGAACCAGAGCCGCCAACTAGTCCCACAAATACGCGTGGTCGGTCCAAGTCACGTGATCGCAAAAGTCTCGGACCGGAACAATTACGCCCCCTACCTGAATCCCTCGAATTCGACATCAA GAACATTTTATCGATGACTGATGTGAAAACTCACGTCGGATATGCTCGAGCGTGGGTGAGACTGGCATTGGAAAAGAAGCTGCTGTCCAGGCATTTCAGAACGTTACTATCAGACGCGTCACTGTTACGCTCGTTGTATAAACGGTCAGCATTCTTGCGTTGTGAAGAAGAAAAGGAACAATTTTTGTATCATTTACTGGCGCTGAATGCTgtcgattatttttgttttacgaaCACCTATCCAACAACAA aaCTACCGTATCGTGTGGTCATATTTCCATCAAAAAAGTTCGGTGCTGCCACAACATCAGCAAACGTTTGGGTGGCGATCAGTGGTAACATGGGCGAGACTCAACAAGTGAAAACACCTCGGGGAACTttagaatttgtttttcat CATAAGAATCTCGGAATTCTAACCACATTAAGAATAGGACATGACAATTCTGGGCCGTCGGCAAAATGGATGGTTGAGCATGTAGTAGTTAGGAACGAAGTAACGGGTCACACTTACaa ATTTCCTTGCGGAAGATGGCTTGGACTGGGTGTTGATGATGGTTCCACCGAAAGACTTTTAG tGGGCCAATTAGTTCCTCGAACCGTTGACAGCGAAGACCTGGTAGAAGCATGCCGAACGCCACCTCGAGCTCGTAGTCCAAGTATACATCGGATGGAAATACGACCATCGGACATACAACATATGTTGGGAGACTGTGTCAATGCTATTGTTAAATGGCACTACCGCCCGAGTCGTGAAAGAGACACCGGTTCACTGACCAATTTATTATGTGGCGAAGATGG ACTTGTAAAGTGTATGGAAAGCGCGTTCCTGTGTGGCTTCAAATCACAACGATTGTTCGGTCGAAATTTGTACATTTGGGATTATTTCG TCAAAGTAAAGGAGTGCTTTGAAGCACAGCTGATCGAAGAGACGGTTGAAATTGTTGGACGTGGATCGGCATCGAATTCCAGCCCAGAATACGCGAATTCGCCGAATGCAACGACACTGCAAGGGCGGCAAGAAATCGCCGCTATATGGAGATGTTATGTACATTTGATGGATGAAATCAACAATGTAACGCACACACTAGGAAAGGATGGAAAGTTTCAACTGTTCATTTGTTTGAGCTTGCG GGAACACCTCCTGCACAGAATGTTAGCTCCGATGGCAGCTACACGCATCACTCAGGAAATGTACGAGGAACAAAGTTTCATGCGAAAGAGAGGTTTGCTGACATTCCTACGACAGATCATCGAGCCGTTGGACGAATTCCACATTGTactggaaaattcaattactcAAGGGATTCCATCTCagtgttaa
- the LOC119070876 gene encoding uncharacterized protein LOC119070876 isoform X1, with protein MELYRLPGLLQPEGDLESNWKKFRQEFDIYMMASEKNQKSSEIQAALLLNMIGEYGRQLFNYFEMNDTDKKDVDKILAKFEEICVPKKNVVMERLKFNRRCQQNGETFDQFLEAIQNLILSCEYGNDEDNILRDRILAGISNPSLREELMAREDVWDVKTVIMWCRARAADVSDAKTNVKGNGRYILAVYVRRMNYVMANVHGDQYKNGYFVYGTLDDHFQNMNTKKFLGIWRREACGSCNRDTCNCEFRWSCFMTTVIALCEETAETLELLAAQVADGYHSLTIDRFDDLKNGELIAEKIKLYGVIQKLTRNAEDWNSQCTKLEMVDAKYGGTVFSSHHKPPTLPPALP; from the exons ATGGAACTTTACCGATTACCAGGACTATTACAGCCGGAGGGTGATTTGGAAAGCAACTGGAAAAAGTTCAGACAAGAGTTCGATATTTACATGATGGCATCGgagaaaaatcaaaagagCTCCGAAATCCAAGCGGCTCTTCTGTTAAATATGATCGGCGAGTACGGTCGTCAATTGTTCAACTATTTCGAAATGAATGACACTGATAAGAAAGACGTCGACAAGATTCTCGCaaaattcgaagaaatttGTGTGCCTAAAAAGAATGTTGTGATGGAGCGGCTTAAGTTCAATCGACGCTGCCAACAAAACGGCGAAACGTTTGACCAATTTCTAGAGGCTATCCAGAATTTGATTCTTTCGTGCGAGTACGGCAACGATGAAGACAACATTTTGCGAGATCGAATTTTAGCGGGCATATCGAACCCATCACTACGGGAAGAACTGATGGCTAGAGAAGATGTTTGGGATGTTAAAACGGTCATTATGTGGTGCAGAGCTCGAGCTGCAGACGTGAGTGATGCGAAAACGAATGTTAAAG GAAACGGAAGGTACATATTAGCTGTGTACGTTCGACGCATGAATTATGTGATGGCAAATGTCCATGGCGACCAGTATAAAAACGGCTACTTTGTCTACGGCACTTTGGATgaccattttcaaaacatgaacacaaaaaagtttcttgGAATTTGGAGACGAGAAGCGTGTGGCAGTTGTAATCGTGATACTTGCAACTGTGAATTCAGATGGTCGTGTTTCATGACGACGGTAATCGCATTGTGCGAAGAAACTGCTGAAACTCTGGAACTACTAGCTGCGCAAGTTGCTGATGGCTACCATAGCTTAACAATTGATCGATTTGATGACCTTAAGAACGGCGAATTGATTGCAGAAAAGATTAAGTTGTATGGTGTCATT CAAAAGCTCACTCGAAACGCAGAGGACTGGAATTCTCAATGCACTAAATTGGAAATGGTTGACGCGAAGTATGGTGGTACTGTATTTTCGAGTCACCATAAGCCACCGACACTTCCGCCAGCGCTTCCGTAA
- the LOC119070876 gene encoding uncharacterized protein LOC119070876 isoform X2 gives MELYRLPGLLQPEGDLESNWKKFRQEFDIYMMASEKNQKSSEIQAALLLNMIGEYGRQLFNYFEMNDTDKKDVDKILAKFEEICVPKKNVVMERLKFNRRCQQNGETFDQFLEAIQNLILSCEYGNDEDNILRDRILAGISNPSLREELMAREDVWDVKTVIMWCRARAADVSDAKTNVKGNGRYILAVYVRRMNYVMANVHGDQYKNGYFVYGTLDDHFQNMNTKKFLGIWRREACGSCNRDTCNCEFRWSCFMTTVIALCEETAETLELLAAQVADGYHSLTIDRFDDLKNGELIAEKIKLYGVI, from the exons ATGGAACTTTACCGATTACCAGGACTATTACAGCCGGAGGGTGATTTGGAAAGCAACTGGAAAAAGTTCAGACAAGAGTTCGATATTTACATGATGGCATCGgagaaaaatcaaaagagCTCCGAAATCCAAGCGGCTCTTCTGTTAAATATGATCGGCGAGTACGGTCGTCAATTGTTCAACTATTTCGAAATGAATGACACTGATAAGAAAGACGTCGACAAGATTCTCGCaaaattcgaagaaatttGTGTGCCTAAAAAGAATGTTGTGATGGAGCGGCTTAAGTTCAATCGACGCTGCCAACAAAACGGCGAAACGTTTGACCAATTTCTAGAGGCTATCCAGAATTTGATTCTTTCGTGCGAGTACGGCAACGATGAAGACAACATTTTGCGAGATCGAATTTTAGCGGGCATATCGAACCCATCACTACGGGAAGAACTGATGGCTAGAGAAGATGTTTGGGATGTTAAAACGGTCATTATGTGGTGCAGAGCTCGAGCTGCAGACGTGAGTGATGCGAAAACGAATGTTAAAG GAAACGGAAGGTACATATTAGCTGTGTACGTTCGACGCATGAATTATGTGATGGCAAATGTCCATGGCGACCAGTATAAAAACGGCTACTTTGTCTACGGCACTTTGGATgaccattttcaaaacatgaacacaaaaaagtttcttgGAATTTGGAGACGAGAAGCGTGTGGCAGTTGTAATCGTGATACTTGCAACTGTGAATTCAGATGGTCGTGTTTCATGACGACGGTAATCGCATTGTGCGAAGAAACTGCTGAAACTCTGGAACTACTAGCTGCGCAAGTTGCTGATGGCTACCATAGCTTAACAATTGATCGATTTGATGACCTTAAGAACGGCGAATTGATTGCAGAAAAGATTAAGTTGTATGGTGTCATT TAG
- the LOC119070873 gene encoding DENN domain-containing protein 5B isoform X2, with the protein MGDKCSESVQKFQSETAATNRFADYFVICGLDLNEGLEPDRFAGDSLHCSPLDRAYKSKPLAHYPENVEWNPFDAHGICMLSLPQGLRFRTQKHCIEPKFHSFATTREDGKRCHGFSLIFYEEVRNRNICNAMHTLQSMFITELSSGQGSPGIRRVKESPVSRSLPRHFKLATHTPASALSYYDITKDKLYVAKSLSLVCQVAYAHVAEIFLNNLYKCLPRQPGPSLSLESYVYNILYEVLIPQPGRSTRIYLPPEEPSLPPIQTILQRPSLSDELPLMDFPLRLLFSYLGVECVIQLFSCVLLEHQVLLRSNDYQKLMVVGECITALLFPFSWPHVYAPILPAALHHFLDAPVPFVMGLHSDSSDSNLKIGNEATLCYVDIDKKMIQLPEELPDFPYRSDFMVEITAMLDKFNVVRDKSHEPTIISPKGYIHRPESDVMTSSCTLPSGLQVRRKHSLHDVLDWDRPKSPDQQQQMYTSYGPGRSEALQLIVDIVRRSGVTLDEVDCSREVMPTARKGPFTPHEQYCEDLRLNNSIREIFLNRFVQMFAAYENFVILPNQDKEEWFSNRESLQNFDKASFLSDQQQHHRPFLCRFLESQMFATLIDNKIMAVWDDEMDASLKLFDNRIKILKKRHGGESVIRTAVYEPCIVTRETQRLLEKRLNSVDMEVSPPSEILPNRPAYFRSFPILDKSVLNQENASRGNSLRRVKNGSNKWRAKEISIDGKPPAFSSAAAAAASNRGSANLSNTDMSPALIDQQIANWTFVEKLLKDCKSKTKRMLLEKMGHEAIGLSGEITVVGVEETTLICSLCDLLEKIWSHGLQNKQGKSALWSHLQSYFEIQECNTPSNGIDTKYLTPDLSSLAIEPEPPTSPTNTRGRSKSRDRKSLGPEQLRPLPESLEFDIKNILSMTDVKTHVGYARAWVRLALEKKLLSRHFRTLLSDASLLRSLYKRSAFLRCEEEKEQFLYHLLALNAVDYFCFTNTYPTTKLPYRVVIFPSKKFGAATTSANVWVAISGNMGETQQVKTPRGTLEFVFHHKNLGILTTLRIGHDNSGPSAKWMVEHVVVRNEVTGHTYKFPCGRWLGLGVDDGSTERLLVGQLVPRTVDSEDLVEACRTPPRARSPSIHRMEIRPSDIQHMLGDCVNAIVKWHYRPSRERDTGSLTNLLCGEDGLVKCMESAFLCGFKSQRLFGRNLYIWDYFVKVKECFEAQLIEETVEIVGRGSASNSSPEYANSPNATTLQGRQEIAAIWRCYVHLMDEINNVTHTLGKDGKFQLFICLSLREHLLHRMLAPMAATRITQEMYEEQSFMRKRGLLTFLRQIIEPLDEFHIVLENSITQGIPSQC; encoded by the exons GTGACAGTCTACATTGTTCACCACTAGACAGAGCATACAAAAGTAAACCGTTAGCTCACTATCCCGAAAATGTTGAATGGAATCCGTTTGACGCACACGGCATCTGTATGCTATCGCTTCCTCAGGGATTGCGTTTCCGTACACAAAAGCACTGTATAGAACCGAAGTTTCACTCGTTCGCCACCACACGCGAGGATGGAAAACGATGTCATGGATTCAGTTTAATTTTCTACGAAGAAGTACGAAACCGAAACATTTGTAATGCGATGCACACGTTACAG TCCATGTTCATCACTGAATTATCGAGTGGCCAAGGTTCGCCGGGAATTCGACGTGTCAAAGAAAGCCCAGTCAGTAGATCCCTTCCACGACATTTTAAGCTAGCTACTCATACTCCTGCATCGGCGTTGAGTTACTATGACATAACAAAAGATAAACTGTATGTTGCCAAGAGTCTATCGTTGGTGTGTCAAGTAGCCTACGCACATGTGGccgagatttttttaaacaatctGTACAA ATGTCTTCCACGACAACCTGGACCTAGTCTAAGTTTAGAGAGTTAcgtttataatattttatacGAGGTGTTGATTCCACAACCAGGACGATCAACGCGAATATACCTGCCACCTGAAGAGCCAAGTTTGCCGCCTATACAAACCATACTGCAGAGACCAAGTCTTAGTGACGAATTACCGTTAATGGATTTTCCATTGCGACTTTTATTTTCCTACTTGGGTGTTGAATGTGTTATCCAACTGTTTTCTTGTGTTTTGCTGGAACATCAAGTTCTACTTCGATCAAACG ATTATCAGAAACTGATGGTTGTTGGCGAATGCATTACGGCATTACTTTTCCCATTTTCCTGGCCACACGTTTATGCGCCAATTTTGCCGGCAGCTCTCCATCACTTCCTGGACGCTCCTGTTCCGTTTGTAATGGGACTTCATTCCGATTCCTCTGATTCGAATTTAAAGATTGGCAATGAAGCAACACTGTGCTACGTTGACATAGACAAGAAAATGATACAACTACCTGAAGAGCTGCCCGATTTTCCGTACCGAAGTGATTTTATGGTGGAAATAACTGCTATGCTCGATAAATTCAACGTTGTACGCGACAAGTCCCATGAGCCAACAATCATTAGTCCGAAGGGCTACATTCATCGACCCGAATCGGATGTAATGACATCCAGTTGCACACTACCATCCGGTCTTCAAGTCAGACGGAAACATTCGCTTCACGATGTCCTCGATTGGGATAGACCAAAATCACCGGACCAGCAACAACAAATGTACACGTCGTATGGACCGGGCCGTAGTGAAGCACTCCAGCTCATTGTCGATATTGTGCGACGATCCGGTGTTACACTGGATGAGGTGGACTGTAGCAGAGAGGTTATGCCAACGGCTCGTAAAGGCCCATTTACACCTCACGAACAATACTGTGAAGATCTGAGATTAAACAATTCGATTCGCGAGATATTTCTGAATCGATTCGTTCAAATGTTTGCTGCGtacgaaaattttgttattttgccaAATCAGGACAAGGAGGAATGGTTTTCGAATCGTGAATCTCTGCAGAACTTTGACAAGGCCTCGTTCTTGTCCGACCAGCAGCAACACCATCGACCGTTTTTGTGTCGATTTCTGGAGAGCCAAATGTTTGCCACACTAattgataataaaattatGGCTGTTTGGGATGACGAAATGGATGCAAGTCTGAAGTTATTCGacaatcgaataaaaatacTCAA AAAACGTCACGGAGGTGAAAGCGTGATTCGGACGGCCGTCTACGAACCATGCATTGTGACTCGTGAAACGCAACGTTTGCTGGAGAAGAGATTGAATAGCGTTGACATGGAAGTTTCACCACCTAGCGAAATTCTACCGAATCGTCCGGCCTATTTCCGAAGTTTTCCAATTTTAGATAAATCAGTTTTGAACCAGGAAAACGCGTCTAG AGGGAATAGTTTGCGAAGAGTTAAGAACGGTTCGAACAAATGGCGTGCCAAAGAAATATCGATCGATGGAAAACCACCAGCATTCAGTTCGGCTGCAGCAGCCGCTGCGTCGAATCGCGGCTCAGCCAATCTCTCTAATACCGATATGAGTCCGGCGCTTATCGATCAACAGATAGCAAATTGGACGTTTGTCGAAAAGCTTCTCAAA GATTGTAAgagcaaaacaaaacgaatgcTCCTCGAAAAAATGGGCCATGAAGCCATTGGTCTAAGTGGTGAAATAACCGTCGTTGGTGTAGAGGAAACGACACTCATTTGCAGTTTGTGTGATTTATTGGAAAAAATATGGTCGCATGGTCTACAGAACAAACAAGGAAAGTCCGCATTGTGGTCACATTTGCAATCGTATTTCGAGATACAAGAGTGCAATACTCCGTCCAACGGTATCGACACCAAATACTTGACACCAG ATCTGTCATCCCTGGCTATCGAACCAGAGCCGCCAACTAGTCCCACAAATACGCGTGGTCGGTCCAAGTCACGTGATCGCAAAAGTCTCGGACCGGAACAATTACGCCCCCTACCTGAATCCCTCGAATTCGACATCAA GAACATTTTATCGATGACTGATGTGAAAACTCACGTCGGATATGCTCGAGCGTGGGTGAGACTGGCATTGGAAAAGAAGCTGCTGTCCAGGCATTTCAGAACGTTACTATCAGACGCGTCACTGTTACGCTCGTTGTATAAACGGTCAGCATTCTTGCGTTGTGAAGAAGAAAAGGAACAATTTTTGTATCATTTACTGGCGCTGAATGCTgtcgattatttttgttttacgaaCACCTATCCAACAACAA aaCTACCGTATCGTGTGGTCATATTTCCATCAAAAAAGTTCGGTGCTGCCACAACATCAGCAAACGTTTGGGTGGCGATCAGTGGTAACATGGGCGAGACTCAACAAGTGAAAACACCTCGGGGAACTttagaatttgtttttcat CATAAGAATCTCGGAATTCTAACCACATTAAGAATAGGACATGACAATTCTGGGCCGTCGGCAAAATGGATGGTTGAGCATGTAGTAGTTAGGAACGAAGTAACGGGTCACACTTACaa ATTTCCTTGCGGAAGATGGCTTGGACTGGGTGTTGATGATGGTTCCACCGAAAGACTTTTAG tGGGCCAATTAGTTCCTCGAACCGTTGACAGCGAAGACCTGGTAGAAGCATGCCGAACGCCACCTCGAGCTCGTAGTCCAAGTATACATCGGATGGAAATACGACCATCGGACATACAACATATGTTGGGAGACTGTGTCAATGCTATTGTTAAATGGCACTACCGCCCGAGTCGTGAAAGAGACACCGGTTCACTGACCAATTTATTATGTGGCGAAGATGG ACTTGTAAAGTGTATGGAAAGCGCGTTCCTGTGTGGCTTCAAATCACAACGATTGTTCGGTCGAAATTTGTACATTTGGGATTATTTCG TCAAAGTAAAGGAGTGCTTTGAAGCACAGCTGATCGAAGAGACGGTTGAAATTGTTGGACGTGGATCGGCATCGAATTCCAGCCCAGAATACGCGAATTCGCCGAATGCAACGACACTGCAAGGGCGGCAAGAAATCGCCGCTATATGGAGATGTTATGTACATTTGATGGATGAAATCAACAATGTAACGCACACACTAGGAAAGGATGGAAAGTTTCAACTGTTCATTTGTTTGAGCTTGCG GGAACACCTCCTGCACAGAATGTTAGCTCCGATGGCAGCTACACGCATCACTCAGGAAATGTACGAGGAACAAAGTTTCATGCGAAAGAGAGGTTTGCTGACATTCCTACGACAGATCATCGAGCCGTTGGACGAATTCCACATTGTactggaaaattcaattactcAAGGGATTCCATCTCagtgttaa